AATGATCAAATTCTTCTTTTTGTAATTGCAAATAGTTTCATTCTTTTAGTTCATCAAAACCTCATTAATAAATCTGAAACCCCAACTTTGTTAGTTGTTGCATATAACACATAGTGAAAAGTAATGAAGCAATAGTTTCATCACAATTCATCTTTTGAGTTCAATTAAAGAAACCCCAACTTTGTTACATATACACAAATTCAAAAGTAGATTGATAAATGGACCACTtaaaatgttcttttttttatatatatagttgaagCAAATAGTTTCAATCACAGTTCATCTTTTGAGTTCAATCAAGAATCTAAAACCCCAACAATTTCTTCAGAGAGCGAGAGACTCTCCCGTTAAGCCTCTTCACTGGATATTAAACTCTTCATAGTAATCATCACTTATAACCGCCACAAACCTCTCAAGCCAAGGAAGCTGGTGAAGATCTTTCATGGCTGCTTCAACATACGACGACTCTGTAGTACATGGAGGAGGAGGCGGCGGTGGCGACTGATAAGAAGTATGGTGATCACTGAGACTAAACCCTCCACCTGCTAAGAACCGTTGGATCAAAGCGAGCTGAGATCTTTCTTGCTCAGAGTAAGCGTCCATTACAGTAGGAATTGCGCTGAATGTGTCCCAAGGCCATTGCTCAAGCTCTTGGATTGTGTTTCCAGACTCTGagttttcttcatcttcttcctcatcgtCCCAAAAAGCGCAAGTGCAAGTCTGTTGCCCTTCTctgtactctgctccacaacaGTAGCAAAACTCATGCCCGCACCTAAGATAAACACACAGAGATGTTTCAACATTGATATGGGAAACCACAAAGCGAGAACAATACTTACCAAATTCAACATAGAAGACATTAACAACATGGTGGAGACTAAGCTCCGTTGACAGCATCTAAACCAAATTTACAGTTTGTTCAGTTAAAAGTTCGGTTCGATTTGGTgggtttataaaaaaagttcggTTTCCGGTTCAGTTACTAtggttatatttaaaaaaaattataaccaaagCATACTGAAAACCcaaaaccgaactaaccaagtTTCGCACTGTACtaaccgaaataaccgaatttatccgaaattttaacaaaattaaaccaaaatctaaCCAAAAAGTCAAAAACTTCGATAGGATTTTCAAAAACCGAACTAACTGAACTTTATTTCAGATTAATTCGGTAAGATTTATGTcgaaccgaactaaccgaaaACCAAACTAACTGAACCCCCCAGGCCTACATAtgatcatataatttttttataggaagaataataatatcataatagtTTATGAAAGCATTCAAGAACGATAATTACGTAATGTGTAGCTATAAGATATGAAACATGATGTGGATGTAATGTCTTACCGACAAGTCATGTGGTTGCAGCCTTGAGCAAGCTCAATCATTATACGGCATTGCTGACACCGTTTCCACCTCTTATACCTAGCCAACCGATGCAACGTAATATCATCTGGATATCTTTCATCAACCGGAAGAATCTGAAACTCTTCACAGCTCATAGAATCGTGCCAAGGAACACCACAGTCCACGCACACAAACCTCTCACAGAGTGGACACTTCACACAGCAGCTACTCTCTGACATACTAGACGAGCTTGAGCTTGCACTTGCACTTGATAGACATTCACGCGGGTCTAACAGAAAGGAGCAATTGGGATACGGACAGTAAACCTTGCCGTTGTTGGTGCTACGCAGATTAGCTTCCTCGAATGAGGTGAAAGATGTGACGGGGAGAAAGGTTTTGCATTCGGCGGATGAGAGATGATGCTTGCATTGCAGTTGAGGACACCTGATGGGAACTTCTGAAGAGTTTACTTTCCCTTCAACGTATGTTTTCATGCAATGAGAGCAGAACTTGTGAGTGCATTTTAGTGTCAGCATCATCTCGGAGAGACGGTCTTCACAGCAGATGGAGCAGTTCTCAGCTGGTTTATGCACATCAAGATTACAAATTCCTACCGCTACTTGAGCTAGGCTTAGAGCTTGGTCAAGATCAGAGAAAGGAGCAAGCTTTAGAACAAACCCATCAAGACTACTTGTTTTCTCCAGTACCCTTTCTCTAAGAGCTACCAGAAGAGGGACTTCAAGATTCTCCTCACAAGTTATCTGCAAAGCCATTTCATATAATGTAATTAACATGAGAATATGAGATAGAAAACTACAAACAGACTAATTGAAAGAGACTTGCCTGATTATAGAGCAACTCTGAGTCCGTTACAGCAACAACAGAACTGAGATTGTTCTGTAAAGCTACTGTAAGACCATCTATTAAAGCTAAATAGTTAGCTACAGACTCTTCAGCGTAAAAGTCCAGCTTCTTCTGGACCTGAATCATCTCAAAATCTCCTGATCTCTCCAACACAATACCAATTCCAGAGTAACCAGAACTCAAATCTCCTCTTTCGGATACAGAAACTCCTTTAAAGAACATCTTAACAGAGAACTCATCCACAAGTTCATCTTTATTCTCCTCCTCATCAGCTACTTTAGCTGTATCATCACTCTCCTTTAACCAGACTTCTTCATCACCACAACAGCTTCTAAAATCTTCCTCATCTCCTACGTGGTTCAACGGCAGCTCATCATCACCACAAGAAACCTCTTGATTCTCCATTTTGGGGGCACTACACAAAAAAGGTACAAACTTTCTTTACTTAGCAACTAACCAAGGAATGCCCAAAACAGATCTGCAGATTTTATTGTGATAAAGATTTAACTCTTTGATGATATCATCTAAtctcaattctaaaaattcaaacttcaagagagagagagagaaaatgaaaaagaaatgaACTTTACGTTACAGATCACCAAAACAGCTAATCTTACAGAACTTAACTTCAAACAGATCAGCTTATATCACGAGAAAATCACGCAGAAAATAACAAAAGAGAAACAGCACACGATTGGTTCACCTACTAGAACCAACCTCAATTATTATTACATAAACTTGAGTGAGAGgaaaaacaaaagtttaaatttaaattaagatataTGGTAATAAAAACGAGATCGGTTGAATTTAAAAgatcattaatcaagaacaaaaaaaacccaGAAAAATCTCTTaccagtaaaaaaaaatcaagtggaGGGAGAAATTAAGATCACGTAAAAAGAAAATCTAAGCTGTCATCTTCAAAATCTcagctttttcttttatttgcaTTGTTTTGGATGATTCGACTTGATATTGTggagagaagacgaagaagaaggaaTCGGTGTTCTGGTCTTTTTGCTCTCTCTTGGAATGGCGTAAGTGAAaagttttttactttattttttgtttctttattctctctttttttttattagtttattttaatttgcatttttttatatataaaaaattagtgCTTGGTTTCTCTTTGCTGTCATTCTCGTACTGTGTTGCAAGTATTTACATTTTTCTACGGTTTCACTGTTAATTagcaaatattttaattaaaaattattagaccaaatattaaaaaatttaaccaataagcagaagattaaataatttaaccTGTAATTGTAATGGATTAGGAAGCCCTGAAGAATTATAGCTTAAGAAATCAAAGAAGCACATGGACTTTGTCTCCTCTTAATAGAGAAAAGGCTGTaaacttcattaaaaaaaattctttttctgACTTTTATCGTCCAATAGTTTATATTCCCACTATTGCTTTGaataaagataacaaaaagaagttaaaatatatattttttttaaatatatattgctGCAATAGAAGACACTCAAGGACAGTTGTGGCAGCAAGAAGTTTGAAAATGGAGACATCAATCATTAgcttaattattttaaacttaattCAAATAGGGCTTAATAGCTTTTAAGAGTGTTGTGGCAAAGGAACAAACAGAGGAAACAAACATAACATGTGTGATTACTAAAACAATAAACTAAATTAATCTAACTTTGTAGATATATTTAGGGTAGTTATGATGCGTTAGTCTTAACCaagatgttgattttttttgtaacatctcCCGTTCATTGACTTCAAACAGAGTGGTCATTAACTCAACATGTAGGAATGATATAATACATGatggaaaacaaaataaagttttttatttacataaaagAAAGTTACAAAGGAAGAGTTATGATTCATGTCCTTTAACTAGAACATGAGCTGCTTAGTTAGAGAATCTTAGTGTCCAAATAACTTCTGCTTCTACAAACTTTCTTTGCTACTATTTGATCGACAAAGTTAtgaattatgaaattttatcttATTCCCCATTGATAAGAATTGTCACTCATTTGTTGTCTCCTTAAAACATAACACGCTGGCTGGTATCCTATTATCCAGGCATGTTCCATGATATTAGGATTTATTTCCTTCACTTCGACCTACTTCAAAATAGTCAAGTAGAGAACCATCTGAATCTCATTAAGGCATGTGGTATAAGACTCATATGTAGACGAGCTTCATGACTAGTTTGGTAGTAGCAATATGGCCCAATGTCGATAGATGGGCTacagttttctttttgtttgactTCGGATTTTAATGATTCCTAAATTACTAATGAAAATTGTAGTAGGATATAGCGACATGTTAACAATTGAAACGACAACAAAAATTCAATCATTAATCTCTGAGAAAGTTATTAAAGGTTTGGaacatattaaattaaacaatgtCGGTAATTCGATTTTAATTTGATCCTTATGATAATAAAACGAATGTTTGGGATTAGCCACCCCTTCCATCCGATTAAACAATAACAGGATAATgttcaatataatttttaaatttatacctGACAATGTACATACAGAAATACACAATCAATAGAATCGGGAATCTGATTCTCCAatgttatcttcttcttctattgaTTTAGTCCATTACTCAATAAATTGACTTTCCACATCAAGACCGATAACAAGCCGGCTAATATTCCTTTATAAACCaaccaaaacacaaaacatttatttcatcaaacaccATATACTATAAACTAACCCCCATACTAATGGCTACTACCAAACTAGTCATGAAGCTCGTCTACATCCTCCTCATCATATTCACCTTTACCGTATCTCCGGCCATCTCAACGACCCCGGAAAGTTGCGACATCGGCTCGGATAATCCATGCATCGACAAAGCTAAGGCTTTACCAATCAAAATCATAGCCATTGTAGCCATCTTTACGACTAGCTTGATAGGCGTAATGGCTCCTCTTTTCAGCCGTTACATTTCGTTCCTACGTCCTGACGGCAACGGATTTATGATTGTAAAATGTTTTTCTTCCGGAATCATCCTCGGAACCGGATTCATGCACGTCTTGCCTCACGCTTTCGAGATTTTGTCATCGGAATGTCTTAGTGATGATCCGTGGCATAAGTTTCCTTTCGCAGGGTTTGTTGCTATGTTGTCTGGTCTAGTCACTCTTGCTATTGACTCCGTTACTACAAGCCTTTATACCGTCAAAAACGTAGTCGGACCAGTGCCTGACGAGTATGGCATTGATCATGAGAAGGCGATTCACAATCATAGTCACGGTCATGGTCTTGTGCTAGGAACTGCTAAAGATGATGGACCTTCCGATCCACAGCTTTTACGGTACCGTATCATTGCCATGGTTAGTGGATTTATGAAGATAATTTTAGACGATCATAAATTCGACGTAGAATCATATATTGAACACATAACaccaaataaaaacattttgaatTTCATGAATAGGTATTGGAGCTTGGGATATTATTTCATTCCGTGGTCATTGGACTATCTCTAGGAGCATCTAATGATGCATGTACCATTAAAGGACTCATCATAGCTCTTTGCTTCCATCACTTGTTCGAAGGCATGGGTCTCGGTGGATGTATACTCCaggtatatacatatatatgtctcTTATATCAACTTATGGGTTAGAAGTTTATATTCATATGTCTATAACTTATGTGAAACAGGCAGATTTTACCAATGTGAAGAAGTTCTTGATGGCATTCTTGTTTGCTGGAACAACACCTTGTGGTATCTTCCTCGGACTCGCATTGTCTAGCATTTATAGAGATAATAGTCCAACCGCATTGATTACGATCGGGCTGTTAAATGCTTGCTCGGCCGGAATGCTCATCTACATGGCACTCGTCGACCTTCTAGCTACTGAGTTCATGGGATCAATGCTCCAAGGTAGTATCAAACTTCAGATCAAGTGCTTCGCGGCTGCATTGCTCGGCTGCACCGTAATGTCGGTAGTCGCCAAGTGGGGCTAATACACTcaacataattaaaaatgtattttcttaaaaaaattatttgatttattttttgtcgttaaattaattatttgatttattacaATCGAGGGGAGAAGTTAATTGCATTTGTACCTTTGAGCgttcatttttcattttgataTTGTAAATTGAGATATTGATATGGCATTGTAAGAGTTTGaaagaatatttatatatgacattgtaaatttatttctaAGAATGCGACGTTTATATGCTTCTACAGAAAGAGAAATTAGGTCTGAAACTATAGTGCCCTGGATATCAAAACTATACGGATTAATACAATCGTATTCAAAATTACACTTAAAATCAAACTAATATTTCATGCCAAATATATGCCAACATAAACTCATTAATAACAAACCAAAGCACATAAAATTCGTAGGCTTTAAACTACAGAAAATGAATTTTTACCATGTGATGTTGAATTGGATATACTATAATTAATCTTCAAATTGTATACATCGGACATATACTTAGATACATATTTGAGCTGATCCAATGTATCCTATAAATACTTTGATCGATGAATACTGACGGAATATCATCAAATACAACTATATGAAAAAAAGCTAGGGTTCAATGTTTTCGCGACGATGGGAACCGGGGATTGGTACCGGAGATTGGATCGGTCCGTTCAGGAAAGATCAGGGTTGTGCGACGGCGTATCAGGGCTGCATCTCGGGCCGATGGGGATTCGATTTTGGTATTAGAAAGGGGATGGGCGGAATTTTAAGGAAAATAAAGATTGGGATCGAAGGGCGACGGATTTCGGCTATCACTACAACAGATTGCTCAATCAATACAGGTTGTATAATGGATTGCGATCCTTTAGTCTTTTGCTTTTATTTAATTGGGAGTGATCTCAATTATATACGGAGGATATGGGGTTTACGGTTTTTGGAGAAAGTAAGATTGGCAGATTTCAATTTTCAGGGATACGAGATCGTGGGAGTTTATTGTAGGATGGTGAATATGGAAAATTGGGCACTATATAATAAGATGGAAGTCACCTTTCGTTGGAATATCATTCTTATCTCATCTTATTATAGTAAAGTTCTAAAGGGCTCTCTTTGTGGTGTTTTAATGGCGCAGAGTAATTTGTTGAGTAATggtgaggagcagaggaacggGGACGGCAAGCGGAAGAGGTTGAAGATTTCAGTGGCGCATTTCGACAACTCTGCGCTTATCAGAACCTATTCCAAAACTCTGATTGGACGGTGCATGAATCCCGTGGAACAAGAGATGAAGGCTTTGTTTACAAATCTCCCGAAGATTTGGAAATTGGAAGAAAGGGTTACGGGTAGTGACTTGGGCTTTGGCAAGTTTCAGTTTGACTTCATGACGGAAGAGGAGCTTGACGCTGTGTTGAGGCAGCAACCATATCACTTCGACTACTGGATGCTGGCATTGGCGA
The Brassica napus cultivar Da-Ae chromosome A1, Da-Ae, whole genome shotgun sequence DNA segment above includes these coding regions:
- the LOC106437731 gene encoding fe(2+) transport protein 2, with product MATTKLVMKLVYILLIIFTFTVSPAISTTPESCDIGSDNPCIDKAKALPIKIIAIVAIFTTSLIGVMAPLFSRYISFLRPDGNGFMIVKCFSSGIILGTGFMHVLPHAFEILSSECLSDDPWHKFPFAGFVAMLSGLVTLAIDSVTTSLYTVKNVVGPVPDEYGIDHEKAIHNHSHGHGLVLGTAKDDGPSDPQLLRYRIIAMVLELGILFHSVVIGLSLGASNDACTIKGLIIALCFHHLFEGMGLGGCILQADFTNVKKFLMAFLFAGTTPCGIFLGLALSSIYRDNSPTALITIGLLNACSAGMLIYMALVDLLATEFMGSMLQGSIKLQIKCFAAALLGCTVMSVVAKWG
- the LOC106437714 gene encoding E3 ubiquitin-protein ligase RSL1, encoding MENQEVSCGDDELPLNHVGDEEDFRSCCGDEEVWLKESDDTAKVADEEENKDELVDEFSVKMFFKGVSVSERGDLSSGYSGIGIVLERSGDFEMIQVQKKLDFYAEESVANYLALIDGLTVALQNNLSSVVAVTDSELLYNQITCEENLEVPLLVALRERVLEKTSSLDGFVLKLAPFSDLDQALSLAQVAVGICNLDVHKPAENCSICCEDRLSEMMLTLKCTHKFCSHCMKTYVEGKVNSSEVPIRCPQLQCKHHLSSAECKTFLPVTSFTSFEEANLRSTNNGKVYCPYPNCSFLLDPRECLSSASASSSSSSMSESSCCVKCPLCERFVCVDCGVPWHDSMSCEEFQILPVDERYPDDITLHRLARYKRWKRCQQCRIMIELAQGCNHMTCRCGHEFCYCCGAEYREGQQTCTCAFWDDEEEDEENSESGNTIQELEQWPWDTFSAIPTVMDAYSEQERSQLALIQRFLAGGGFSLSDHHTSYQSPPPPPPPCTTESSYVEAAMKDLHQLPWLERFVAVISDDYYEEFNIQ